The genomic region ACTGAGGCTCTGAAACCGCTGGCCCTGGTTGCAACTCTGCTGGTCTCGCTCCACCAGTCGGATCCTTTAGGGCTGAATGCAACCCCCCTGCCCCAAGACTCAAGCTTGGTGGAAACCCCTCTGGCTGAGAACAAGCCCCGAAAGCGGCAGCTCTCGGAAGAGCAGCCCAGCGGCAATGGCGTGAAGAAGCCCAAGGTGAGTGTGGGTGGGCCGGGGTGGGCGGGCAGCTGGCAGGCAGTCGGGAGGTGGGGCTCGCAGCGGTGCAGCCTGGCCAGCTCCTCTGACCTCATACCTTGGATTCTTGCTCCAGATTGAAATCCCCATGACGCCCACGGGCCCGTCAGTCCCCAGCTCCCCCAGCATCCCAGGAACCCCAACGCTGAAGATCTGGGGCACGTCCCCTGAAGACAAACAGCAGGCAGCTCTCCTCCGACCCACAGAGTGAGTCCCCGCTGCTGCCCATCCTGGATGGCTGGCCTGCCCaggactgtgtgtgtgcgtgtggcggGGTGGGTGGCGGGCAGGGCGTCCGTCTCCTCACTGCTCTGTCTGTGCCCCCAGGGTGTACTGGGATCTGGACATTCAGACCAACGCGGTCATCAAGCACCGGGGGCCTTCAGAGGTGCTGCCTCCGCACCCCGAGGTGGAACTGCTCCGCTCGCAGCTCATCCTGAAGCTCCGGCAGCACTACCGGGAGCTCTGCCAGCAGCGAGAGGGTACTGCCCCGCGTGCCTGCCTGCGTGCGCCCGCTACCAGGAGCTAGGGCTGGGCCACCGGCGGGAGCCAGGGTTCGGCCAGCGGGGACCCGGGGGCTGAGCGTGTGCGCTGGAGGGGCCCAGCTCCAGGAACTGCCGCTCTGTGACTCTGGCCTTATTGACCAACCTCTCTGCACTTGAGTTTTGCCATCTGTAAGACAGCGGTAGTAACAGTGCCTGCATGAGGGTCCCCGCCTAGCATCCGAAACACGCAAACAACAAACAGTCGTCACCACTGGCTGGCTTGCTGTCTGCCAGGCACTGTTCGCAGCGTTGTTATGTCTGCTACAGGGCAGAAAAGGCGAGCACCTACCCCTCATAGAATTACTCCAGGGAGTAAGCGCTTAGTAAACTGTAGCTTTTATTAATAGATAAGCCTGCTTAAACTTGGCTTAGATAGAGAATCCGTCCGTCCCCTCGTTGTTACCCCGTGTTCCCTTTATGAACTGGCAGTTCTCAGGACACACTTCGGGAGCTGTTGCCTGGGACTGCGCTCCTGACATAGCGGGGGCGGCCCCTTGTTTACTGGCACCTCCAGCGCCCACACCACACCTCCAGGGCCGCCCCATGGAGCCTGCTGACTGAATCCGGACTTTGACACGGTGTCCTGTCCCACAGGCATTGAGCCCCCCCGGGAGTCCTTCAACCGCTGGATGCTGGAGCGCAAGGTCGTGGACAAAGGCTCTGACCCCCTGTTGCCAAGCAACTGTGAACCAGTGGTATCACCTTCCATGTTTCGCGAAATCATGAATGACATTCCCATCAGGTACGCACCTGGCCAGGCCAGCCGACCCTGGCCTCgtggtgtgtgtgcccaggccAGGGTGGGCAGGCTCGCTCTACCTGCTCTCTGACCCAGGTTATCCCGAATCAAGTTCCGGGAGGAGGCCAAGCGTCTGCTCTTCAAGTACGCAGAGGCGGCCAGGCGGCTCATCGAGTCCAGGTTTGGCTCTTGTCTCCTGACCCAGCATGACGGGGCTCCGGCCGGTGCGAGGGGAGGGCCTGGGCCTTCGGGCCCGCCCCCGGGGCCCGGTCATGCTGCTTGGTGGCCGGATGGGGCCTgctccctcagacagcaaggctTGCGCTGTCAGCCTGGGTGTTGATGCCCAAACGCCAGTGGCAGTGGAAcgggagaaggaagaagggggcAGCGGGTGCTTAACAGGCGGCCCCTTTATGCGCCCTCACCTGGCAGGAGCGCGTCTCCTGACAGCAGGAAGGTGGTCAAGTGGAACGTAGAGGACACCTTCAGCTGGCTGAGGAAGGACCACTCCGCCTCCAAGGAGGACTACATGGTGAGTGGCCCTGGGCAGAAGGCCACTGCCTCCGAGAAGCCCGCTGCCTGCCGAGGCCGGGCGGGCCCCCACGGCAGCCGCCTCCTGTGCATTTGGCTGACCTTTGACACTCACGAGGCCCCCAACTCATGTCTGTGGGGGTGTTCCTCTCAGCTCCTGGCTTTCTCCCAAAGAACACTTCCATTACGGTTCTTACTAGAATCCTGTGCTTGGCCACACACCATAAGTAGCTGCCTTTTCAACTTAATGAATGTTTAAGGACCTCCCTTTAGATTTTTGGAAAACAGATGGACAGACTGCCTTTGCTTGGTGTGTGTGGCCTTACTGCAGTTCAGAGCTACCACCAGATTCAACCGCCCACTTTAACGAGTCCAAAACAATTCTGTTTTCTGGCCCAAACCCATCACTCTTCAACTCTCCACCAGCACTAGCAATGGGCTTTCTTTTCAGGACCATTTTTCACAAGAGACAAGGTTTCGCACTTCACGATAGTAACTGTGTACTTGACACGTAGAGAGTGATAAAGGTAGGTGACCTCACTAGCAAGAGTGACTCATTTTAACCCATCACTTTGACATGTGCAATTCAGCATAATTACAAAGGCCTACAGTTAACCTTACAAATCACTGAAGGCTCAAATCCAAATCTGCAGTGGCCAAAGAGCCCCTGTTCTCCAGCATTCTTTCTCCCCAAAGGCTGCAGATGCGTTGTAAGCAGGGATTATGCCTGGTTTGTCTGTTTCCCCAGCAAGTATCGAGATTTGCCCTAGTGTAACCCCAGCAGTAAGTGCTGGCTTTTATTAGATACGTAACTGTATACCAAGGGCTTGGCAGATCCTTAATGGGAATGACTGCATTTAATATTCAAACTGCCTTGTTAGGTAAGTATTTTGTGTTCCCTTAACTGTTGAGGAATAAGATTCAGTGATGCCAAGGGATTTGTCTAAGtgacacagctagtaagtagcagagcCTGTTTCAGGACGAGGACAGTTGGGATCTGACAGCCCTCCCGCGCCAGCCCCCAGAGCCTGACCAGGAGTCTCTCTCCCCCAGGATCGCCTGGAACACCTGCGGAGGCAGTGTGGCCCCCATGTCTCGGCCGCAGCCAAGGACTCCGTGGAAGGCATCTGCAGCAAGATCTACCACATCTCCCTGGAGTATGTCAAACGGATCCGAGAGAAGCACCTTGCCATCCTCAAGGAGAACAACATCCCAGGTAGGACACCAGGCGGCACAGAAGGGACGAGCGAGGCTGCGCGTCAAGGCCGAGGACTGGTGCGGGAGGCCCGTGTCTCCCAGCAGCGGGACCTGCCGTGTGACCTTCGGCGCTGGGGCTTCCGCGCCCTCTAGGAAACAAGTGATGAGAGAGGGAGGGCTGGGGGTGCGAGAGAGAGACGGGGAGGTAGTTAGGCGGACCTGCTTTTACGTCCCTCCTCTGCAAGCCTCACTGAGGGGTGACGCCTAGCTACATGAGCGTGTGAGGATTCGGGGACCTCCCAGTGCTGGGCCCCAGAAGAGCCCTGTGCATGGTATCATGACTGTTACCAGGCGGGCAGTGTACTTAGACTTCTCCATGGCAGCAAACCCAGGCCCCAAGGCACGGTGGCCTAAGTCCGTTCAGAGCGTGTTGATGTGGACCCCCGCTGCTTGCTCCTGCCGGTTTCCTAGCTGTCTTCTTAGTTACTGAACCATCTGAGCTAccgtagggcttcccttgtggctcagctggtaaagaatccgctgcaatgcgggagacctgggttgggaagatcctctggagaagggaaaggcgacCCATTTcggtattgtggcctggagaattccatggactgtatagtccatggggtcgcaaagagtcggacacggctgagcgactttatGTTCACGTCACTTCCCTGAGCTGCAGTTCACTCCTCCCCGGGATGGGACTTACCTCCCTGGTCACTGGGACGCAGCTGGGGAGCACCTGGCCCTGGGCGGCCGGGGTGCCCGCGGGTGACAGCCCGCGCGCTCCTGCCCGCAGAGGAGGTGGAGGCGCCCGAGGTGGAGCCCCGCCTGGTGTACTGCTACCCGCTGCGGCTGGCCGTGCCCGCGCCCCCGGTGCCTAGCGTGGAGATGCACGTGGAGAACAGCGTGGTGTGCGTCCGGTACAAGGGCGAGATGGTCAAGGTCAGCCGCAACTACTTCAGCAAGCTGGTAAGAGCCCCGGTGGGCAGGCGGCCCACGAGGGAGGCGGGGCCTGGAGTCTGCCGCAGGGGCAGCGGCGGGCGGGCTGCGGTTGAAGCCCACTGCTTTCTGCCCCACAGTGGCTCCTTTACCGCTACAGCTGCATCGACGACTCTGCCTTCGAGAGATTCCTGCCCCGGGTCTGGTGTCTGCTCCGCCGGTACCAGGTACTGGCCGGGGTGGCCGAGGGCGGGCTGACCCGGAGGGCAGGGAGGCGGCCCCAGGCTGAGCCAGCTGCCCCGCAGATGATGTTCGGCGTGGGTCTCTACGAGGGCACGGGCCTGCAGGGCTCCCTGCCGGTACACGTCTTCGAGGCCCTGCACCGGCTCTTCGGCGTCAGCTTTGAGTGCTTCGCCTCGCCCCTCAACTGCTACTTCCGCCAGTACTGTTCCGCCTTCCCCGACACCGACGGCTACTTCGGCTCCCGCGGGTGAGCGCCCTGTGCTGCTGGGCCTCCTGCCGGGCAGCGTCCTCCAGGGCACAGAGCCCACCTGAGTCAGCTGCTTCCTGATGCTGGAGAGCTCGGGGCCTGGGTGGTGTCGGGTGGCGTCCCTGCTTCCCCCTAACCAGGCCTGTGGCCATGGACACGCTGCTGCAGGCCTGGGAACCTATGCCAGCCCAACGCAGCCGGTGGCGCTCAGTAAACTATTCTGGGTTGGGAGGCGGAGCACCTGATCCCTCAGTGAGCAGATGGGCGTTGTGGCGGGTGGGCACAGAGGCAGCCAGGCCAGCGGGAGGGCGAGCCCGGCCGCCTGGTGGTCACTGGGTTTGGGCTCCACCTCCTCCTCTAACCAGCTCCATGGACTTGGGCCTCAAGCCTGAGCCTCTCTGTCCTTAGCCGTTGAACAGAGCTGGCCATCTCTTGTCCCACTACAAATCACGGGTGACCCTTGGCTCCTGGCCTGACCAGAGCCCTCTCTTCAAACGGCTGCCTGTGGTGGGGGTGGCAGCTGTTCTTGGTGGAGGGGCTGGGTCCTGGTGGGACCTACATGCTCGCCTCTGCCCCCAGGCCCTGCCTGGACTTCTCCCCGCTGAGTGGTTCTTTTGAGGCCAACCCTCCCTTCTGCGAGGAGCTCATGGACGCTATGGTCTCTCACTTCGAGGTGGGTGTGTGACTGGGTGTGGGGGGTTGGCCGGCAAGCCCGAGGACCAGTGGCCTGGAGTGCAAACCCCTGATACTCTCCCTGGGGGCCCTCCCACAGAAACTGCTTGAGAGCTCGCCAGAGCCCCTGTCCTTCATCGTGTTCATCCCCGAGTGGCGGGAACCCCCAACCCCAGCGCTCACCCGCATGGAGCAGAGCCGCTTCAAGCGCCACCAGCTGGTTCTGCCTGCCTTCGAGCACGAGTACCGCAGCGGCTCCCAGCACGTCTGCAAGAAGTGGGTGCTGGGCGGGCAGGGTGGGAGGGCTGGTCCGGGCTCCCCTGGCCAGGCCCTGCTCTGAGCCGCCGCCTTTCCCGCAGGGAGGAAATGCACTACAAGGCTGTCCACAACACGGCCGTGCTCTTCCTGCAGAACGAGCCCGGCTTCGCCAAGTGGGGGCCCACGCCCGAGCGGCTGCAGGAGCTGAGCGTCGCCTGCCGGCAGTCGGGCCGCAGCCATGGCTCCAGTGGCTCCGCATCCTCGGAGGCCAAGGACCGGGACTCAGGCCGGGAGCAGGGCCCGAGCCGAGAGCCGCACTCCACTTAACACAGCCTGCGGGGAGAAGGAGCCCCTGGGTGCTGCTGTGGACTGCTGGGGCTCTGGGGGCGGGGTGGACTCTAGGACCCGCCTCCTGGGGCGGCTGCCAATGACATAGGAAGACGTGGCTCTGCCAGGGTGTCCCCTCCCTGCCCACGTccccccatctccccacctcacacTCACTCCAGGCCCCCTGTAAATAGGCCCcatccttttctccctcccttcaccCCATCCTGTTGCCACCTTGTTTCATTTGTAAAAGGAAATACAGAAACCCCCCAAGAACGTGTGAGGGTCTTGAGGGCAGAGcaggctgaggaagctgaagccaCTCGCAGGACCACAGCCCTCCACTGCACGTCCAGGTGCACCTTCTCATGACCCCTGGGCCTGCACACTCAGCCCCAGGCTCCAATATTTAACTTCTCATCCTGCTGTTCCCACCACTGGTCCCTGGTGGCCTCTGCTTGTGCCTAGGGAATCTGAAGGGTCCTGAGGCCCGCGTCAACCGTCTGCGAGCCCCGAGCTTCCATAGCCAGCAGCAGCTTCACTGACACCTCGGGAGTGGAGGGCAGGTAGAAACCTAGATGCCTGGCGCCACCAGCGTGGGCAGCCGGCTGTGTTTTACAGTCGAGGGCCAGGAGGAAGTGCAGCTTTGGCCTCGGTGCAGGTACCTGGCTGTGCACTGAGGACCTCGAGGCATGGGCCAGTGCtccctggggctg from Muntiacus reevesi chromosome 2, mMunRee1.1, whole genome shotgun sequence harbors:
- the PCIF1 gene encoding mRNA (2'-O-methyladenosine-N(6)-)-methyltransferase, which codes for MANENHGSPREEASLLSHSPGTSSQSQPCSPKPIRLVQDLPEELVHAGWEKCWSRRENRPYYFNRFTNQSLWEMPVLGQHDVISDPLGLNATPLPQDSSLVETPLAENKPRKRQLSEEQPSGNGVKKPKIEIPMTPTGPSVPSSPSIPGTPTLKIWGTSPEDKQQAALLRPTEVYWDLDIQTNAVIKHRGPSEVLPPHPEVELLRSQLILKLRQHYRELCQQREGIEPPRESFNRWMLERKVVDKGSDPLLPSNCEPVVSPSMFREIMNDIPIRLSRIKFREEAKRLLFKYAEAARRLIESRSASPDSRKVVKWNVEDTFSWLRKDHSASKEDYMDRLEHLRRQCGPHVSAAAKDSVEGICSKIYHISLEYVKRIREKHLAILKENNIPEEVEAPEVEPRLVYCYPLRLAVPAPPVPSVEMHVENSVVCVRYKGEMVKVSRNYFSKLWLLYRYSCIDDSAFERFLPRVWCLLRRYQMMFGVGLYEGTGLQGSLPVHVFEALHRLFGVSFECFASPLNCYFRQYCSAFPDTDGYFGSRGPCLDFSPLSGSFEANPPFCEELMDAMVSHFEKLLESSPEPLSFIVFIPEWREPPTPALTRMEQSRFKRHQLVLPAFEHEYRSGSQHVCKKEEMHYKAVHNTAVLFLQNEPGFAKWGPTPERLQELSVACRQSGRSHGSSGSASSEAKDRDSGREQGPSREPHST